Within the Salinimonas marina genome, the region CATTTGAAATTTCGACATGTTCACGGGCGATGAGCCAGCCCCAGCCAGCGGACACTAACCAGATAACAAAGCCGGCAAAGCGGGTAAGGCGGTTGTTGATCAACATTACCAGCAATCCGGCCAGAACCACGCCGTACATGGCGGTGCGCTGATAAATACACATAATGCAGGGCGCTAGCCCCAGACCATACTGAAAATATAACGCTGCCAGTTCAAGCCCCAGCGAGGTTATAAAAAGTATCAGCCAGGCCGCTTTATGGGCGGCCAGCCGGCTTATCGACTGTATCAAGCTCATGGGATATTCAATACACCTGTGTTAATGCGATGACGACACGGCGCCGGGGTCAGCGCTATGATGTTCTATTAAATGTGAATCGTACAACCATTGCGTAGCGTCCAGCAAACCATAATATGTAGCGGCTAACCCAACTAGTGTCAGCACGATAGTATAGGGCAGCGCCATGATCACCATTTTGCCGTAAGACAACCGCAACAAC harbors:
- the dsbB gene encoding disulfide bond formation protein DsbB, with amino-acid sequence MSLIQSISRLAAHKAAWLILFITSLGLELAALYFQYGLGLAPCIMCIYQRTAMYGVVLAGLLVMLINNRLTRFAGFVIWLVSAGWGWLIAREHVEISNASNPFFASCEIVPNFPSFLPLHEWLPAIFAAKGDCMEDGWRFMSMGMAEWMVILFGAYFITGVVVLSCRLLDKKSF